One window of Isachenkonia alkalipeptolytica genomic DNA carries:
- a CDS encoding ABC transporter permease has translation MNIAALNKKGNSKSISRLFLKNLKYDKLALLGVVLLVFFIGVAIFSDGIAPHGPRDRHYDEEGTIRRLEPPSREHPFGTTDVGRDIFSQVVLGTRTALTVGLLAAFLVTVVGSIVGIVAGYYGGWVDTVMMRVVDFFYAIPFIPFVIVLSAVLKPSIWNVILAVSLLSWRTVARLVRSQVLSIVERPYIKAGRVAGAGDFRLMFKYILPNVIPLILLEMAFMVNWAIAAEASIAFLGFGDPSVPSWGQILHIVFSTGNSRVAWWWITTPGLAIVLLLLSIFFVARALEEVVDPRLRRR, from the coding sequence ATGAATATTGCAGCATTGAACAAAAAGGGGAACAGCAAAAGTATCTCTCGATTATTTCTGAAAAACTTAAAATACGATAAATTAGCGCTATTAGGCGTGGTGTTACTGGTGTTTTTCATTGGGGTAGCCATTTTTTCCGATGGGATTGCACCTCATGGTCCAAGGGATCGTCATTATGATGAAGAAGGTACCATCAGAAGATTAGAACCCCCTTCGAGGGAACACCCCTTTGGAACCACGGATGTAGGACGTGATATTTTTTCCCAGGTGGTTTTAGGGACGAGAACTGCGTTGACTGTTGGGTTATTGGCAGCTTTTCTGGTAACGGTGGTGGGTTCTATCGTAGGAATCGTGGCCGGATATTATGGAGGGTGGGTTGATACCGTCATGATGAGGGTGGTCGATTTCTTTTATGCCATTCCTTTTATCCCCTTTGTAATCGTACTCTCGGCGGTTTTGAAACCGAGTATATGGAATGTTATTTTAGCGGTCTCCCTGTTATCCTGGAGAACCGTTGCAAGGCTTGTTCGTTCCCAGGTGTTATCGATTGTGGAAAGGCCCTATATAAAAGCGGGACGGGTTGCCGGTGCAGGGGATTTTAGATTAATGTTTAAATATATCCTGCCAAATGTTATTCCCTTAATCCTTCTGGAGATGGCATTTATGGTAAACTGGGCCATTGCTGCGGAAGCAAGCATTGCTTTTTTAGGATTTGGTGACCCTTCGGTTCCCAGTTGGGGACAAATTCTGCATATTGTATTCAGTACCGGTAACTCCAGGGTTGCCTGGTGGTGGATTACCACTCCGGGTCTTGCCATAGTATTATTGCTACTTTCCATCTTTTTTGTGGCAAGGGCATTGGAAGAAGTTGTAGACCCCAGATTGAGGAGGCGATAA
- a CDS encoding type II toxin-antitoxin system Phd/YefM family antitoxin: protein MPEIRPIKDLRNTTEISKLCHENKEPIFITKNGYGDMVVMSMETYEKKLAKAELYEKLAKAEEQLENGEPMEDAVEVFKRLRGKYGK from the coding sequence ATGCCTGAAATTAGACCGATTAAAGATTTGCGAAATACAACGGAGATTTCAAAACTATGCCATGAGAATAAAGAGCCGATCTTTATTACGAAAAATGGCTATGGTGATATGGTTGTAATGAGTATGGAAACCTATGAAAAGAAACTGGCTAAAGCTGAACTATACGAGAAGTTAGCAAAAGCAGAAGAGCAGTTGGAAAATGGAGAGCCCATGGAAGATGCAGTAGAGGTCTTTAAGAGATTAAGAGGCAAGTATGGAAAGTAA
- a CDS encoding GNAT family N-acetyltransferase produces the protein MKKIEDKEIIIIKESEKIIGWLRYSLFWDNIPFMNMLRIEERYRKKGLGRLLVEFWEKEMREKGHKLVLTSTMSNEFAQHFYRKLGYKDAGCLLLEEEGLEIVFKKEF, from the coding sequence TTGAAAAAAATAGAAGATAAAGAGATAATTATAATAAAAGAATCGGAAAAGATCATCGGATGGTTGCGATATAGTTTGTTTTGGGACAACATACCATTTATGAATATGTTAAGGATCGAAGAGCGATACAGGAAAAAAGGTTTAGGGAGACTTTTAGTAGAGTTTTGGGAAAAAGAAATGAGAGAAAAAGGACATAAGCTGGTTTTGACTTCAACAATGTCCAACGAGTTTGCACAGCATTTCTACCGAAAGCTTGGATATAAAGATGCAGGCTGCTTATTATTGGAGGAGGAAGGACTGGAAATCGTATTCAAAAAAGAATTTTAA
- a CDS encoding YkyA family protein — protein MGDNKKTRGVFRTGMLLLLLSLSSAALLLGCESDGIETIAETANELEETHGQTVEELNLLLQEEAELQTDFEETLETDDDLSTFGDGTSPVFRNLSDRKERMERLVELEEEYARHAETLRGYNGSLLDENALDSLAADLVQFFETLGIFRGEYVQNLEEKETYFEGLAAEDATYDIFTEGIHSLNAQHEIMREHFYGLDEELSVLSQGIEELQQTIQEIQEEEE, from the coding sequence ATGGGAGACAATAAAAAAACACGAGGGGTCTTTAGGACAGGTATGTTGCTTTTGCTTTTATCATTAAGCAGTGCGGCTTTACTACTAGGCTGTGAAAGTGATGGAATCGAAACAATTGCGGAAACGGCAAATGAGTTGGAAGAAACCCATGGGCAAACCGTGGAGGAATTGAACCTTCTTTTACAAGAGGAAGCAGAGCTGCAAACAGACTTTGAAGAGACCCTGGAAACCGATGATGATTTATCAACCTTTGGAGACGGTACTTCTCCTGTATTTCGGAATCTTTCCGATAGAAAAGAGCGTATGGAACGATTAGTAGAATTAGAAGAAGAGTACGCTAGGCATGCAGAGACCTTAAGAGGCTATAATGGAAGTCTATTAGATGAAAATGCATTGGATAGTTTAGCAGCAGATCTTGTTCAGTTTTTTGAAACACTGGGCATATTTCGTGGGGAATATGTACAAAATTTAGAGGAAAAAGAGACTTATTTTGAAGGATTAGCGGCTGAAGATGCCACATACGATATCTTTACGGAAGGGATCCATTCCTTGAATGCGCAGCACGAAATAATGAGAGAACATTTTTATGGACTGGATGAAGAATTAAGTGTTCTATCCCAAGGTATTGAAGAATTGCAGCAAACCATTCAAGAAATACAAGAAGAAGAGGAATAA
- a CDS encoding putative glycoside hydrolase produces the protein MTAVTLLSTSVFAEGDSAEESAEEESVEESVEEPAEEAVEETVEVDERETTYLALSKEPILSIPEEFPRQFMYESLVNIDYPEDGVKGIFLTGGTAASERLHELTDLLNTTALNSMVIDVKDDDGTIVMDLDSDHEYVQEFTRDYVDAEELMKHLEEHNIYPIARIVIFKDSRLARARPDLSFTDENGEVWSNRAGASFVNPYEREVWEHNVEVAKKAAALGFKDIQFDYVRFPEGFATMDEHLNYSRGEYAESGSDNVQQRVDAVTDFIAYAREELKPYGVDLSVDIFGFAALVREEPNIGQSFTRISENVDVISSMIYPSHWGPWNLGIEKPDLEPYNLVYNYMVVENEVLATLGDDAPRTRPWIQDFTASYLGAGNYRTYGDHEVSEQIRALHDHGVKEYLIWNSRSNFSQGATFDFDE, from the coding sequence TTGACAGCGGTAACACTTCTTTCCACAAGTGTGTTCGCTGAGGGGGACTCCGCTGAGGAAAGCGCCGAGGAAGAGTCGGTAGAAGAGTCAGTAGAGGAGCCGGCAGAAGAAGCGGTAGAAGAGACGGTTGAGGTTGATGAGCGGGAAACAACCTACTTAGCGCTTTCAAAAGAGCCGATCTTATCTATTCCGGAGGAATTTCCGCGACAGTTTATGTATGAGAGTTTGGTGAATATTGATTATCCGGAAGATGGGGTCAAAGGCATTTTTCTTACGGGAGGAACCGCGGCCAGCGAAAGATTACATGAATTAACAGACTTACTCAATACTACAGCACTGAATTCCATGGTGATCGACGTCAAAGATGATGACGGAACCATCGTGATGGATTTGGATTCCGATCATGAATATGTCCAGGAGTTCACTCGGGACTATGTTGATGCGGAAGAGTTAATGAAGCACTTGGAAGAACATAACATTTATCCCATTGCACGGATTGTGATCTTTAAGGATAGTCGTTTAGCCAGGGCACGTCCGGATCTATCCTTTACCGATGAGAACGGAGAAGTATGGTCCAATCGAGCGGGAGCAAGCTTTGTCAATCCTTATGAGCGGGAAGTCTGGGAACACAATGTGGAAGTTGCCAAAAAGGCAGCGGCACTGGGCTTTAAGGATATTCAATTTGACTATGTACGATTCCCGGAAGGATTTGCAACCATGGATGAGCATTTAAACTATTCCCGGGGCGAGTATGCAGAGAGTGGCTCGGATAATGTACAGCAGCGTGTGGATGCGGTAACGGATTTCATTGCCTACGCCCGGGAAGAACTCAAGCCCTATGGTGTGGATCTTTCCGTGGATATTTTCGGGTTTGCCGCCTTGGTTCGGGAAGAGCCCAATATAGGCCAGAGTTTTACGCGAATTTCCGAGAATGTGGATGTGATTTCCTCCATGATTTATCCCAGTCACTGGGGACCATGGAATTTAGGCATTGAGAAGCCGGATTTGGAACCCTATAATCTGGTGTATAATTATATGGTAGTTGAAAATGAAGTGCTGGCAACCTTAGGAGACGACGCACCTAGAACCAGACCCTGGATCCAGGATTTTACCGCTTCTTATCTCGGAGCAGGAAATTATAGGACATACGGTGACCATGAAGTGTCGGAACAAATTCGTGCCCTGCATGATCACGGTGTTAAGGAATATCTGATTTGGAATTCAAGAAGCAACTTTTCTCAAGGGGCAACCTTCGATTTTGATGAGTAA
- a CDS encoding ABC transporter substrate-binding protein — MKRINRKKVWLAVMIAVLMLFTACGDDDTNGQDDTGSDIPDEEMGELVPDLTFLSSLPEANMVNYEMSQEVAEELQALGVNAESQPMDFAVLLDVLYGDDMDYDAYTIGWSGRIERLDPDMFIHSINHSDNAGPGGNNTNRYRNPEFDEIADAQRREMDIEARRELVFEAQRILAEDVPKITMYSRANMQTYNKDLFEDVINIPGEGLFNEWTPFSIKPLTDETVLTVASNVNIDDMNPLSSISVYGWRNLRLIYDKLVRLSPSIEPEAWAAESWDVVDDTTIDVVLRQGMTFHDGEPVTVEDVKFSYELFIDENVEYFGSFLTPIDTIEITDDNTIRFNLVEPYAPFITNTLAQIPILPMHIWENIENPVQYTNEDAIGSGPFKLERFQTGEELVLSRFDDYFEPVHIDGYIFQIFASPEGVLTALELGNVHMVSYDLVPSHTEQIENNDGGRYDHLELTEGDDIGFFYIGMNLDRAPFDNKQFRIAMAHLVDYDLALDVHLNGYGARGGGGLTIVEANEFWHNPDVPIYDTYDPERAREILAEAGFTWDSQGRMRMPVE, encoded by the coding sequence ATGAAAAGAATCAATCGAAAGAAAGTTTGGTTGGCGGTCATGATCGCAGTGCTCATGTTGTTTACCGCATGTGGTGACGACGACACTAACGGTCAGGATGACACAGGGTCGGATATACCAGATGAAGAAATGGGAGAACTGGTTCCTGACCTTACTTTTTTAAGTTCATTACCGGAAGCTAACATGGTAAACTATGAAATGTCTCAGGAGGTTGCAGAAGAGCTGCAGGCACTGGGAGTAAATGCAGAATCTCAACCAATGGACTTTGCAGTATTGCTGGATGTTTTATATGGAGATGACATGGATTATGATGCTTACACAATCGGATGGTCCGGAAGAATCGAACGATTAGACCCGGATATGTTTATCCATTCCATTAACCACTCGGATAATGCGGGACCCGGAGGAAACAACACGAATCGATACCGAAATCCTGAATTTGATGAGATCGCCGATGCACAACGTCGGGAAATGGATATCGAAGCACGAAGAGAATTAGTATTTGAGGCTCAGCGAATCCTTGCAGAGGATGTTCCCAAAATAACAATGTACTCCAGAGCCAATATGCAGACTTATAACAAAGATTTGTTTGAAGATGTAATTAACATTCCCGGAGAAGGCTTATTTAATGAATGGACGCCATTCTCAATCAAGCCTTTGACAGATGAAACCGTATTGACCGTGGCAAGTAATGTAAATATTGATGATATGAATCCCTTAAGTTCCATCAGCGTTTACGGATGGAGAAACCTACGGTTGATTTATGACAAATTGGTCCGATTATCACCGAGTATTGAACCGGAAGCTTGGGCGGCGGAAAGTTGGGATGTAGTTGATGACACCACAATTGACGTAGTACTTCGTCAAGGTATGACTTTCCACGACGGAGAGCCGGTTACGGTTGAAGATGTAAAATTCAGCTATGAGCTATTTATCGATGAAAACGTTGAATACTTTGGTTCTTTCTTAACACCGATCGATACCATCGAGATCACCGATGATAATACCATTCGGTTTAACTTAGTAGAGCCCTATGCTCCATTTATTACAAATACCTTGGCTCAAATTCCTATATTACCGATGCATATCTGGGAGAATATTGAGAATCCTGTTCAATATACCAATGAAGATGCAATCGGAAGCGGACCCTTTAAGCTTGAACGTTTCCAAACAGGAGAAGAGTTAGTATTATCAAGATTTGACGATTACTTTGAACCGGTACACATTGACGGATATATTTTCCAAATTTTCGCATCTCCTGAGGGTGTATTGACTGCATTGGAACTCGGAAATGTTCACATGGTATCCTATGACTTGGTCCCTTCTCATACCGAGCAAATTGAGAATAACGACGGTGGACGATATGACCACCTTGAGTTAACAGAAGGAGACGATATCGGTTTCTTCTATATCGGTATGAATCTTGATCGTGCACCTTTCGACAACAAGCAGTTTAGAATTGCTATGGCACATTTGGTTGACTATGACCTTGCTTTAGATGTTCACTTAAACGGATACGGCGCAAGAGGCGGCGGTGGATTAACCATCGTTGAAGCCAACGAGTTCTGGCACAACCCTGATGTCCCGATATATGACACATATGATCCGGAACGCGCTCGAGAAATCCTCGCGGAAGCAGGATTTACCTGGGACAGCCAAGGTCGAATGAGAATGCCCGTAGAGTAA
- a CDS encoding ABC transporter permease produces the protein MLNYFLKRLFVMLLMIVLVSTMIFFLFRTMPGDPTAYVVDPSIPPEARQQLLERYGLDGSLWDQYKVFITDLARLDFGDSFFYNRPAIEIIQEKLAATLILMLSAMVFAYTMGVFGGAWMAWRRGSRLESIGITVSLIFRSAPTFWVGLMMILFFSVQLAWFPAQGMRTAGTGGGTFAEMFLNLDFLRHLILPALVAGLYFMATPMLIMRNSMLEVMSEDYIEMARAKGTKERHILYRHAARNALLPVVTAGALFIGASIGGQVLIEVVFSWPGLGREIVTAVTRHDYPLAQGSFIIISAMVMFMNLIADMLYALLDPRISYN, from the coding sequence TTGCTAAATTACTTTTTGAAACGACTATTTGTAATGCTCTTAATGATAGTCCTGGTTTCCACAATGATATTTTTCCTCTTTCGCACCATGCCCGGAGACCCAACGGCATATGTTGTAGATCCGTCAATCCCTCCTGAGGCAAGGCAACAGCTTCTTGAGAGATATGGACTGGACGGCAGTCTTTGGGATCAATACAAGGTTTTTATTACGGATTTGGCAAGGCTCGATTTTGGAGATTCCTTCTTCTATAATCGTCCTGCGATTGAAATTATACAGGAAAAACTTGCCGCAACTTTAATATTGATGCTTTCAGCCATGGTTTTCGCCTATACTATGGGAGTTTTCGGCGGAGCATGGATGGCCTGGAGGCGAGGTTCAAGATTAGAATCCATAGGAATTACCGTCTCTTTGATTTTTAGATCCGCACCGACCTTTTGGGTGGGTCTGATGATGATTTTGTTTTTTTCCGTTCAGTTAGCCTGGTTTCCCGCCCAGGGAATGCGAACCGCAGGTACGGGCGGAGGGACTTTTGCAGAGATGTTTTTAAATCTCGATTTTTTGAGACATCTCATTTTGCCGGCTTTAGTGGCGGGGCTTTATTTTATGGCAACGCCGATGTTGATTATGCGTAACAGTATGCTGGAAGTAATGTCGGAAGACTATATAGAAATGGCGCGGGCCAAGGGTACGAAGGAGCGTCATATTCTTTACCGCCATGCAGCCCGAAATGCCTTATTACCTGTAGTTACGGCTGGGGCTCTGTTTATAGGAGCATCCATCGGTGGTCAGGTATTGATAGAGGTAGTATTCAGTTGGCCGGGACTGGGACGTGAAATTGTTACTGCGGTAACTCGACATGATTATCCCCTTGCCCAGGGTAGTTTTATCATCATTTCAGCCATGGTAATGTTTATGAACCTGATTGCTGACATGTTGTATGCCTTACTGGATCCCCGAATTTCCTATAATTAA
- a CDS encoding flavodoxin domain-containing protein — protein sequence MKAIVVYKSKTGFTKRYAEWIVEELQCDITTYENIFREMIAEYDLVIYGSRIHAGRVDGLKKIKDLVEKVNRPKLMVFATGGTPSAVEGAIRGIWKASFSEEELQEIPHFYMQSGLNYEKMGRGDRLIMKTLAKVLNRKKDKTSDEVGCEEAIGDSYDISSREYVLPLVQCVQEMK from the coding sequence ATGAAGGCGATCGTTGTTTATAAATCGAAAACCGGTTTTACCAAAAGGTATGCAGAGTGGATTGTCGAGGAACTGCAGTGTGATATTACCACGTATGAAAATATTTTTCGTGAGATGATTGCGGAATATGATCTGGTTATTTATGGGAGTCGTATCCATGCGGGAAGAGTAGATGGCCTAAAAAAGATCAAAGATTTGGTTGAAAAGGTTAATAGACCCAAGCTTATGGTTTTTGCTACCGGGGGAACACCTTCAGCGGTAGAGGGTGCTATTCGCGGCATTTGGAAAGCCAGTTTTTCTGAGGAGGAATTACAAGAAATCCCCCATTTTTATATGCAAAGCGGTCTGAATTATGAAAAGATGGGAAGGGGCGATCGCCTGATCATGAAAACCCTGGCCAAGGTGCTAAATAGAAAAAAAGATAAAACCTCCGATGAGGTCGGATGCGAAGAAGCCATTGGGGATTCTTATGATATCTCATCCCGTGAATATGTTTTGCCCTTGGTTCAATGTGTACAGGAGATGAAATAA
- a CDS encoding ABC transporter ATP-binding protein encodes MSESPLIQIEDLKKYYLVKKGIKDYFKKEKVYVKAIDGINLTIEKGEILGLAGESGSGKTTTGEILVRLQDPTNGSITIGGHPLSGTDRESQKAFRKEVQMIFQDPYETLNPRFNVFDTIAEPLRIHGLKDKKTLYEKVIEVLEIAELKPAEHYVHRYPHELSGGQRQRVAIARGIVVNPLVLVADEPVSMLDVSIRADILNLLKDLRKKMGLTMLYISHDLSTIKYLCDRMAIMYLGKIMEIGPVDEIVKNPQHPYTQVLLSAVPVADPNYIKERILIDDEAPDQINLPVGCRFSPRCPYVKDECKTCDHSFQEVSKGHHHACIFKKEDLVKNENHQIKALK; translated from the coding sequence ATGAGCGAAAGCCCTTTAATACAAATAGAAGATTTGAAGAAATATTATTTGGTGAAAAAAGGAATTAAAGATTATTTCAAAAAAGAAAAGGTATATGTTAAAGCGATTGATGGTATAAATTTAACCATTGAGAAAGGAGAAATCTTAGGCTTAGCCGGTGAAAGCGGTTCCGGAAAAACCACAACGGGAGAAATTTTAGTCCGGCTTCAAGACCCTACCAATGGTTCGATTACCATCGGGGGACATCCCTTGAGCGGAACCGACAGAGAATCTCAGAAAGCATTCCGTAAGGAAGTACAAATGATTTTTCAAGATCCTTATGAAACTCTAAATCCTCGATTCAATGTTTTCGATACCATAGCGGAACCTCTTAGAATTCACGGGTTGAAGGATAAGAAAACCCTCTATGAAAAAGTCATCGAAGTATTGGAAATTGCAGAGCTTAAGCCAGCGGAGCATTATGTTCATCGATACCCCCACGAGCTCTCGGGTGGTCAACGGCAACGGGTGGCCATTGCCAGAGGAATTGTTGTTAACCCCTTGGTATTAGTGGCGGATGAACCGGTATCCATGCTTGATGTATCCATCCGGGCAGACATTTTAAATCTACTGAAGGATCTTCGTAAGAAAATGGGACTGACCATGCTTTATATATCCCATGATTTATCAACGATCAAATATCTTTGTGATCGAATGGCCATTATGTACCTTGGCAAAATTATGGAAATCGGTCCCGTGGATGAAATCGTAAAAAATCCCCAGCATCCCTACACCCAGGTGCTTTTATCCGCAGTTCCCGTGGCGGATCCTAACTATATTAAAGAGCGAATCCTCATTGACGACGAGGCTCCGGATCAAATTAATCTTCCGGTAGGCTGTCGATTCAGCCCGAGATGTCCCTATGTAAAAGATGAATGCAAAACCTGTGATCACAGTTTTCAAGAAGTTTCGAAGGGACATCACCATGCTTGCATCTTTAAAAAAGAAGATCTTGTTAAAAATGAAAATCATCAAATAAAAGCACTAAAATAA
- a CDS encoding ABC transporter ATP-binding protein → MALLDVQNVSIEYTTEEGNLKAVDDVSFSLKIGESVGLVGESGCGKTTLAKSIMRLLAKNGRISEGKMLFKGEDLVTKNDEEIRKIRLKEIAMVAQSAMNALNPVQTVGDQLIDGIRIHTKMNRKEAMERSVEVFKMVGLEAKRLKSYPHQMSGGMKQRAIIAMALTLNPSLIIADEPTTALDVVVQDRILQQVVEIQKKIDSSMILITHDISVVSETCETIIVMYGGKIVEKASTKAFFTKPFHPYSLGLNNAFPSIHEIGEELISIPGAPPDLRQLQTGCRFNKRCPFRTELCIKELPPLEEVGPDHFSACHYNKDVEKFREASGHRETWEAVRERIIKELGSDAE, encoded by the coding sequence ATGGCATTATTGGATGTGCAAAATGTAAGCATTGAATATACCACGGAGGAAGGCAATCTCAAAGCCGTAGATGACGTATCCTTCTCGTTGAAGATCGGAGAAAGTGTAGGTTTGGTGGGCGAAAGCGGCTGTGGAAAAACCACCTTAGCTAAATCCATTATGAGATTATTGGCGAAAAACGGAAGAATCAGTGAAGGAAAGATGCTTTTTAAAGGAGAAGATCTGGTTACAAAAAACGATGAAGAAATTCGCAAAATTCGTTTGAAGGAAATCGCTATGGTGGCACAAAGTGCAATGAATGCCTTGAATCCCGTTCAAACCGTGGGGGATCAGTTAATTGACGGCATCCGGATTCATACGAAGATGAATCGAAAAGAAGCCATGGAACGTTCCGTCGAGGTCTTTAAAATGGTTGGGTTGGAGGCTAAAAGACTGAAGAGTTATCCCCATCAAATGAGCGGGGGAATGAAGCAGCGGGCTATCATTGCCATGGCCTTGACCTTAAACCCATCATTGATTATTGCAGATGAACCCACAACCGCTTTGGATGTGGTGGTACAGGATCGGATTTTACAACAGGTCGTGGAGATTCAAAAGAAGATTGACAGTTCCATGATTTTAATTACCCATGACATATCCGTTGTTTCCGAAACCTGCGAGACCATAATAGTAATGTATGGAGGCAAAATAGTAGAGAAAGCTTCAACAAAGGCTTTTTTTACAAAGCCCTTTCATCCCTATTCCTTAGGTCTTAATAATGCTTTTCCGAGCATTCATGAAATCGGCGAGGAATTGATCTCCATACCGGGAGCCCCGCCGGATCTTAGACAGCTCCAGACCGGCTGTCGATTTAATAAACGATGTCCATTCAGAACAGAACTCTGTATAAAAGAATTACCACCCTTGGAAGAGGTAGGACCGGATCATTTTTCCGCCTGTCACTATAATAAAGATGTTGAAAAATTCCGGGAAGCTTCGGGACATCGGGAAACCTGGGAAGCGGTTAGAGAACGAATAATTAAGGAATTGGGGAGTGATGCGGAATGA
- a CDS encoding MFS transporter, with protein sequence MEWKLMKNKNLALLVIGQFVSHFGSGMQSFALSLYILHLTGSGTMFASVLAIGMVPRLIAGPICGVFADWFDRKKIIIYLDLLSAVIIGGLYVLSRITELSIFHIYLTVISMSLISALFSPAIGTAIPSVVKKEELVGANALNRLALTLCYMLYPVVAGLIFGLYGISVLLLINAVSFVLSAISEMFIELESPNKKKTKLSYKDFTRDFSEGIKVVQRHKLIRNIMGLALAANALISPAISVGLIYVANQLLEVTDWQLGILQTALVSGSLVGSLFTGVLSKRYPLEKLLAYAVMAIGALIVVIAFIASDFYIQQFAFNTVPFITMVAVAIMITSIAIVTNIGVSSLMQREVPLEMLGRVSSLKETLSMAAVPMGQLFFGMVFDYTLASIPFILSGTMTLLIGFLFFKSISDFQVNEISTMSK encoded by the coding sequence TTGGAATGGAAGCTGATGAAAAACAAGAACTTAGCATTATTGGTAATCGGTCAGTTTGTATCTCATTTTGGCAGTGGAATGCAAAGTTTTGCCCTATCTTTATACATTCTCCATTTGACAGGTTCCGGTACGATGTTCGCTTCGGTACTGGCTATCGGAATGGTGCCTCGGCTGATTGCCGGTCCCATCTGTGGCGTGTTCGCGGATTGGTTTGATCGAAAAAAAATAATTATCTATCTGGATTTACTCTCTGCGGTTATCATCGGAGGGTTATATGTCCTATCTAGAATCACAGAACTTAGCATTTTTCATATTTACCTTACGGTCATCAGCATGTCGCTGATTTCCGCACTTTTTTCTCCTGCCATCGGCACCGCAATTCCCTCGGTTGTAAAAAAAGAAGAACTGGTCGGGGCAAACGCTCTCAATCGATTAGCGCTGACCCTTTGTTATATGCTTTATCCTGTGGTAGCGGGCCTGATCTTTGGTTTATATGGAATATCCGTATTACTTCTCATAAACGCCGTTTCTTTTGTTTTATCCGCCATATCAGAAATGTTTATTGAGCTTGAGAGCCCCAACAAGAAAAAAACAAAACTATCTTATAAGGATTTTACCAGGGATTTTTCCGAAGGGATTAAAGTCGTTCAAAGACATAAGTTGATTCGTAACATCATGGGGCTTGCCCTTGCGGCCAATGCTTTGATTTCCCCTGCCATTTCCGTGGGTCTGATATATGTAGCCAATCAGCTCCTGGAAGTTACGGACTGGCAATTGGGAATTTTGCAAACGGCTTTAGTATCGGGTTCTTTAGTTGGAAGTCTGTTTACGGGCGTTCTAAGCAAACGTTATCCTTTGGAAAAATTATTGGCTTATGCGGTCATGGCCATCGGTGCACTCATTGTAGTAATCGCCTTTATTGCATCCGACTTTTATATCCAACAATTTGCCTTCAATACCGTACCTTTTATCACCATGGTTGCTGTAGCGATCATGATCACTTCCATCGCCATAGTTACTAATATAGGCGTATCCTCCCTGATGCAAAGGGAAGTTCCATTGGAAATGCTGGGCCGTGTAAGCTCCTTAAAGGAAACCCTCTCCATGGCAGCGGTGCCCATGGGTCAGCTCTTCTTCGGAATGGTATTCGACTACACCTTAGCCTCCATTCCCTTTATCCTAAGCGGTACCATGACATTACTGATCGGTTTCCTTTTCTTCAAATCAATTTCCGATTTTCAGGTCAATGAGATTTCAACCATGTCCAAATGA